GTATATCTAGCCATTTTTTTTTACAATTAAAGTATCTATCAGCCTATAGCCAATGAATCTTATCTTTAAATTAATTAAACTCTTCTACGTTTTGGAGGACGACAACCGTTGTGAGGAAGCGGAGTGATATCTTTAATAGTAGTCACATCAATTCCCACAGTTTGTAATGTTCTGATAGCAGATTCACGACCAGCACCAGGACCTTTTACAAACACTTCAACTTTACGTAGACCCAAGTCGTGTGCAACTTTTCCACAGTCTTGTGCAGCTTGACCAGCAGCATATGGCGTGTTCTTTTTAGAACCACGGAAACCCATTTTACCAGCACTAGACCAAGAAATAGTTTGACCTTGATTATTCGTCAAAGTTACAATGATATTGTTAAACGTTGCGTTAATGTGAGCCTGACCTACAGGTTCGATAACAACGATACGCTTTTTTGCAGCTTTTTTAGTTTTAGCCATTTCTTATTTATTATTTAGTAGCTTTTTTCTTGTTTGCAACTGTCTTACGTTTACCTTTACGAGTACGTGAGTTGTTTTTAGTACGTTGACCACGAACTGGTAAATGTTTACGGTGACGCAATCCGCGGTAACAACCGATATCCATTAAACGTTTGATGTTTAATTGAACTTCGGAACGCAATGCTCCCTCAACTTTCAATTCGTCGTTAATGATAGTACGAATTGCTGCCAATTGGTCATCATTCCATTCTTGTACCTTCACATCTTCGCTGATACCAGCCTTTTCCAAGATATATTCAGCTCTTGTACGACCGATACCAAAAATATAGGTAAGGCCGATCACACCTCTTTTGTTTTTAGGTAAATCAATACCTGCTATCCTTGCCATATAATATTAAGCTATTATTTTTTTAATGAATTAACCCTGACGTTGTTTAAACTTAGGATTCTTTTTGTTGATTACAAAAACTTTACCTTTACGACGGATGATCTTACAGTCCGCGCTACGTTTTTTTATTGATGCTCTTACTTTCATGATATTTATTTTTTCAAAAGCTTGCACTAATACAAGGGCTTACGGCTATTTATAGCGATAAGTAATCCTTCCTTTAGTCAAATCATACGGAGACATTTCCAATTTAACTTTATCACCAGGTAAAATTTTGATATAGTGCATGCGCATTTTACCAGAAATATGGGCAATGATTTCATGTCCATTTTCCAACTCTACCCTAAACATAGCATTAGAAAGTGCCTCTCTAATTATACCGTCTTGTTCTATTGAGGCTTGTTTAGCCATATATTCTCGATTAAATTTAATTTAAAAGCCTGCGAACAGGAGTGCAAAGATAAATAAAAATAATTGAAAACCAATTACTTTTTACCCAAAACTTTCTCAACATGTTCGAATGTCAGCAACACATCCGGTTCTCCCTTACGGATTGCAACCATCTGTTCAAAGTGCGCTGATAATTTTCCATCCACTGTACTTACTGTCCAACCATCGTCCCAAAAACGAACACCAGCACGCCCTGCGTTGATCATCGGTTCGATACAAATGACCAAACCTTCTTCCAGTTTTGGGCCAGCACCTCGTTTTCCATAATTAGGAACCTCAGGTTTTTCGTGTAAATGGTAACCTACACCATGCCCGACCAGTTCCCGCACAATTCCGAATCCGAATTTGCTCACATATTCCTGGACAGCCGAAGAAATATCTCCGACACGCTTACCAGCAACCGCCTGCTCAACCCCTTTGTACAATGATTCCTTTGTTACATCCAACAACAGTTGTGCTTCCTCAGATATTTCACCTACACCAAAGGTATAAGCAGAATCACTGATAAAACCGTTCAAATTAACACCGCCATCAACTGAAACAAGATCTCCATCTTTAATTTCGTAATCGCTGGGAAAACCGTGTACAATTTGATCGTTGACAGATATACACAAAGAATATGGAAATCCCTGATAATTTAAGAACGCTGGCGTCCCTCCGTTATCATGAATATACTCATAAGCTAATTTATCAAGAGATATAGTCTTTACCCCTGGCTTAATCACTTTTGCGATTTCACCAAGCAATTGCGAAAGAACATCTGCTGACTTTCGCAATTGCTCTATATCTTCTGCTGACTTATAAAATACTTTAGACATCTAAAGAAATTAAATTGCCGAATGATCCATTCCCTCAACAGACGCAGCCGAACGGCCTTTAATACGACCTGTTTTCATTAATCCATCGTAATGACGCATCAACAAATGAGATTCAATCTGTTGCAAAGTATCCAACACCACACCTACTAAAATCAATAAAGACGTACCTCCATAGAAGTGCGCAAATTGATTATTAATACCAAACAAACTTGCAATAGCAGGAAGAATAGCAATGATCGCTAAGAAAATCGCGCCAGGAAATGTAATATTTGATATTACGCGGTCTATAAAATTACTCGTCTCTAATCCCGGTTTAATACCCGGAACAAAACCTCCATTCTTCTTCATGTCGTCCGACATCTGTTGAGGATTCACCATGATTGCTGTATAGAAAAACGTAAAGGCGATAATTAACACCGCAAATGTTACGTTATACGCTACAGAAGTATAGTTACTCAACGAAGTCAAAAACTCTGACTGAAGATTTGGGAAGAACTGCCCCAAACTCATCGGCACAAACATAATCGCCTGCGCAAAAATGATAGGCATTACACCTGCAGCATTTACCTTTAAAGGAATATACTGACGTACCCCACCGACTTGCTTGTTTCCAACAATTTTCTTCGCATATTGCACAGGAATCTTACGAACTCCTTGTACGATTAAGATCGTAAAGATCACAACGAAGAACAATGCCACAAATTCAAGCAACAATGGAATTGGACCACCACCACCTTTCGCCATTCTCGAAACCCATTCCGCAGTGATACCACTTGGCAATTGAGCGATAATACCAGTCATGATGATCAAAGAAATACCATTACCGATACCTTTATCTGTAATTTTTTCCCCTAACCACATCACAAATAAAGTACCGCCTGTCAAAACTATGGCAGTCAGAATAGTGAACAATGGATCTGCAATTGTCTTAGCACTTGGCTCGATCTGAGTACGCACATAGGCAAAAGCTTGAAGCAAAGTAATCCCTAAAGTTAAATAGCGAGTAATTTGGTTCATTTTTTGACGACCACTTTCCCCTTCTTTCTGCATCTTTTGGAAGTAAGGAACCGCGATGCCCAACAATTGAACAACAATGGATGCCGAAATATATGGCATTACCCCTAAAGCAAAGATAGCTGAACGGGAGAATGACCCACCCGCAAACATATCCAGTAAGCCTAATAAACCCTCTTTCTGACCAGAAGCCAGCGCATGAGGATTTACACCTGGTAATACCACGTGACATCCAATACGGTAAATCAAAAGAAAAAGTAAGGTATTTAGAATACGCGTACGTAAATCATCGATTTTCCAAATATTGGTTAAGGTTGTGATTAGTTTCTTCATTTATTAAATTTTAACGATAGAACCGCCTGCAGCTTCAATAGCTTTCTGAGCAGAAGCAGTAAACGCGTGCGCTGTTACTTCAACTTTAGCTTTCAACTCACCGCGACCCAAGATTTTAACTTTGTCATTTTTAGACACTAAACCATGAGTTTTCAACGTATCGAAATCTACAGCTGTTAAATTGTATTTTTCGATCAACGTTTGCAAAGTATCCAAGTTTACCCCATTATACTCTACGCGGTTGATGTTTTTGAAACCAAATTTAGGCACACGACGTTGCAAAGGCATTTGACCACCTTCGAAACCGATTTTCGTAGAGTGACCTGAACGAGAACCAGCACCTTTGTGACCACGTGTTGAAGTACCACCACGACCAGAACCAGTACCACGGCCAATACGTTTGCTACTTTTTACTGCACCTTTTGCAGGTTTTAAATTACTTAAGTTCATTTTTAAACTAAATTGTGCTAGCCCTTCGCTCTCACTAAACAGGTACTAGCGATTAAAAAATAATGATTATTAATAACAAGTAATGGAAGAAGTCCAAAGACCTCTTCCATATGCTAATATTAAATAGTTTCGATAGCTACTAAATGGTTTACTTTACGTACCATTCCAATAATTGATGGAGTAGCTTCAACTTCTACTGAGTGGTTGATTCTTTTCAAACCCAATGCCTCAATAGTTTTCTTTTGGCGCTCGCTTCTGTCGATAACGCTCTTTATCTGGGTGATTTTGATTTTTGCCATGATAATTAACCGTTAAATACTTTGTTCAAATCGACACCGCGGTGTTGTGCTACTGTATATGCATCACGCATATCTGATAAAGCTGCTACAGTTGCTTTTACCACGTTGTGTGGGTTAGAAGAACCTAATGATTTAGCCAATACATCTTTGATACCAGCAGACTCCAATACTGCGCGCATTGCACCACCAGCCAAAACTCCTGTACCACCTACTGCTGGTTTAATCAAAACTGAACCACCAGAATATTTACCATATTGTGCGTGAGGAACAGTACCTTTGATAATAGGAACTTTTACCAAGTTTTTCTTTGCGTCATCGATACCTTTAGTGATTGCTTCAGTTACTTCTTTAGCTTTACCTAAACCATAACCAACAATACCGTTTTCATCACCTACTACAACAATTGCAGAGAAGCTGAAAGTACGACCACCTTTAGTAACTTTTGCTACACGTTGGATACTTACTAAGCGATCTTTTAATTCAATTTCGCTTGATTTTACTCTTTTTATATTGCTTAATGCCATTTTTTCTATGATTAAAAGTCTAAACCGCCTTCGCGAGCACCTTCAGCCAAAGATTTGATACGGCCATGGTATAAGTACCCATTACGGTCAAAAACTACTTTATTAATACCTGCTGCTACTGCTTTTTCAGCAACCAATTTACCGACAGCTTTAGACTGTTCCACTTTGTTACCTGATGCAGCAAATTCTTTTGATAAGCTAGATGCAGCAACTAATGTTTTACCTGCATTGTCATCGATGATTTGCGCATAGATACCTTTGTTACTTCTAAAAACCGATAAACGTGGACGTTCAGACGTTCCAGCAAGGTTTTTTCTGATTCCTTTTTTGATTCTCTCTCTACGAGATGCTTTTTGTCCTGCCATGATTATTATTTTTTAGCTGATTTACCTGCTTTTCTTCTCAATACTTCACCTGCAAACTTCACACCTTTTCCTTTGTAAGGCTCTGGTTTACGGAAGCCACGGATTTTAGCCGCTACTTGTCCGATCAATTGTTTATCGGCACACTCTAAAGTGATTGTAGGGTTTTTACCTTTATCAGCAGTAGTTGATACTTTAACCTCTTTTGGCAATACAAAAACAATCTGGTGAGAGAAACCTAAAGTTAATTCTAATACATTACCAGTACTTGAAGCACGGTAACCTACACCGACTAACTCTTGCGTAGTTTTGTAACCTTCAGTCACACCGTGAACCATGTTAGCCAACAGGGAACGGTATAGACCGTGTAATGCTTTGTGTTTCTTTTGATCAGTTGGACGTGTTACAACGATATTGCCTTCTTCTTGAGCAATCGTGATGTCACGGTCAACTTGTTGTGTTAATTCGCCTTTAGGACCTTTTACTGAAACTAAGTTTTTGTCCGAAATAGTAACAGTTACCCCAGCAGGGATA
The genomic region above belongs to Sphingobacterium zeae and contains:
- the rpsK gene encoding 30S ribosomal protein S11, with protein sequence MAKTKKAAKKRIVVIEPVGQAHINATFNNIIVTLTNNQGQTISWSSAGKMGFRGSKKNTPYAAGQAAQDCGKVAHDLGLRKVEVFVKGPGAGRESAIRTLQTVGIDVTTIKDITPLPHNGCRPPKRRRV
- the rpsM gene encoding 30S ribosomal protein S13, with translation MARIAGIDLPKNKRGVIGLTYIFGIGRTRAEYILEKAGISEDVKVQEWNDDQLAAIRTIINDELKVEGALRSEVQLNIKRLMDIGCYRGLRHRKHLPVRGQRTKNNSRTRKGKRKTVANKKKATK
- the ykgO gene encoding type B 50S ribosomal protein L36; the protein is MKVRASIKKRSADCKIIRRKGKVFVINKKNPKFKQRQG
- the infA gene encoding translation initiation factor IF-1; translated protein: MAKQASIEQDGIIREALSNAMFRVELENGHEIIAHISGKMRMHYIKILPGDKVKLEMSPYDLTKGRITYRYK
- the map gene encoding type I methionyl aminopeptidase, yielding MSKVFYKSAEDIEQLRKSADVLSQLLGEIAKVIKPGVKTISLDKLAYEYIHDNGGTPAFLNYQGFPYSLCISVNDQIVHGFPSDYEIKDGDLVSVDGGVNLNGFISDSAYTFGVGEISEEAQLLLDVTKESLYKGVEQAVAGKRVGDISSAVQEYVSKFGFGIVRELVGHGVGYHLHEKPEVPNYGKRGAGPKLEEGLVICIEPMINAGRAGVRFWDDGWTVSTVDGKLSAHFEQMVAIRKGEPDVLLTFEHVEKVLGKK
- the secY gene encoding preprotein translocase subunit SecY, producing MKKLITTLTNIWKIDDLRTRILNTLLFLLIYRIGCHVVLPGVNPHALASGQKEGLLGLLDMFAGGSFSRSAIFALGVMPYISASIVVQLLGIAVPYFQKMQKEGESGRQKMNQITRYLTLGITLLQAFAYVRTQIEPSAKTIADPLFTILTAIVLTGGTLFVMWLGEKITDKGIGNGISLIIMTGIIAQLPSGITAEWVSRMAKGGGGPIPLLLEFVALFFVVIFTILIVQGVRKIPVQYAKKIVGNKQVGGVRQYIPLKVNAAGVMPIIFAQAIMFVPMSLGQFFPNLQSEFLTSLSNYTSVAYNVTFAVLIIAFTFFYTAIMVNPQQMSDDMKKNGGFVPGIKPGLETSNFIDRVISNITFPGAIFLAIIAILPAIASLFGINNQFAHFYGGTSLLILVGVVLDTLQQIESHLLMRHYDGLMKTGRIKGRSAASVEGMDHSAI
- the rplO gene encoding 50S ribosomal protein L15 — translated: MNLSNLKPAKGAVKSSKRIGRGTGSGRGGTSTRGHKGAGSRSGHSTKIGFEGGQMPLQRRVPKFGFKNINRVEYNGVNLDTLQTLIEKYNLTAVDFDTLKTHGLVSKNDKVKILGRGELKAKVEVTAHAFTASAQKAIEAAGGSIVKI
- the rpmD gene encoding 50S ribosomal protein L30; the encoded protein is MAKIKITQIKSVIDRSERQKKTIEALGLKRINHSVEVEATPSIIGMVRKVNHLVAIETI
- the rpsE gene encoding 30S ribosomal protein S5; amino-acid sequence: MALSNIKRVKSSEIELKDRLVSIQRVAKVTKGGRTFSFSAIVVVGDENGIVGYGLGKAKEVTEAITKGIDDAKKNLVKVPIIKGTVPHAQYGKYSGGSVLIKPAVGGTGVLAGGAMRAVLESAGIKDVLAKSLGSSNPHNVVKATVAALSDMRDAYTVAQHRGVDLNKVFNG
- the rplR gene encoding 50S ribosomal protein L18, coding for MAGQKASRRERIKKGIRKNLAGTSERPRLSVFRSNKGIYAQIIDDNAGKTLVAASSLSKEFAASGNKVEQSKAVGKLVAEKAVAAGINKVVFDRNGYLYHGRIKSLAEGAREGGLDF
- the rplF gene encoding 50S ribosomal protein L6, with protein sequence MSRIGKAPIAIPAGVTVTISDKNLVSVKGPKGELTQQVDRDITIAQEEGNIVVTRPTDQKKHKALHGLYRSLLANMVHGVTEGYKTTQELVGVGYRASSTGNVLELTLGFSHQIVFVLPKEVKVSTTADKGKNPTITLECADKQLIGQVAAKIRGFRKPEPYKGKGVKFAGEVLRRKAGKSAKK